caaaccaaaaaaaataaaattaaattaaaatgtatactgtcagaaataaaatatggtCCATGTTTGTGAATTCATAACAGAAACATTGAGCCTGGAAACTTCACCATTATTAAAACTGGATAGCATGACAGAAAAAGGTACTTAAATACTGTTCAAAGAACAAAATAGATCATAATCATACTTCAATGTGACAAACACCAGTTGGTAAGATTAAGTGATCACTGGTggtggttattttttttttttgttgttttttgttttttttaatcttccatttttttttcctttaacaaattaaatacacatattGCATGTCACTATAGCAACGCCCATTACAGGTCAATTTCTACGATCACCATTTTGGtatagcaaataaaaaaaggagaaaaaaaaacataacaaaatgaaataaattataaatcagCATCAGACAAAGCCTGTTTTTTCTCAATCATATGAATACTTAACACCCACAGTATAAGTTAATAAAGTCAAgctactgtatataaatacatcaCCAGCATGCACAATATTGAATATTATTGTTGTCATCATCTTACACTGAAGAAACAGTATAGTAGGCAAgtgcatttaataaaacaaacacagaagtaAACCACAAACTCTGaagctgctttttatttttttgtccttttttttttgttgttgtttttgttttatatatcgTTAAGTCTCTGCCTTTAATAATCTTCACCTCCAAAAGAATCAATGGTTCCAGTGACATAACGGACCAAACTGCGAGATGCCAAATTCACATTAAACAGAAGACGGGGAGTTAATTTTATGTACTGAGTCTTTATTTTTCACTCCTGTGTAAATTTATcgtcatttttattattattattattaatttagaGGGgggtctattttttttttttaccagttggAAACTCTAGCGCCAATTGGCTTTTGAGGCCCTTTCTTGTATTTAAACTACTGGAACCAATGCAAACTAGTTTTGTGAGGCATTCCCATTCAAGCATTTTCTCTCTCAAGTGACTCAAATGCATCTCTTATCACGCAAAAACCTAACTAAGCAGCTTATCTTGACAGAACAAGACCAGTTCCTATGCCAGTGTGAGGCTGCCATTTCaatccaacaacaaccacttcAGGCTGATTGACTGACATATCAGTGGTTTTGGcaaatgtcaaagagaaaaTCAAGAAGACGGAGGCCCCTTtcaactgtatatatatttctatatatatttaaactaaGATTTAACCTCCACTCTCACCTCTCTTTTGATTCTTTTAAcacatggaaaaataaagaactgcTGCTGCGGTAGTATCATCGGCAAAAGCGGCTGCCAAAGTCCACCGGcccttcatatttttttttttaatcgaagTGTGGCTTCTCTTTAATTGttgccctcccctccctcgtCATCCTGCTGGTCACTTGTCCACAGTGTCAAGTTGTCTCGGAGCAGCTGCATGATGAGAGTGGAGTCTTTGTAGGAGTCCTCGTTCAGGGTGTCTAGCTCGGCGATGGCGTCGTCGAAGGCGGTCTTGGCCAGATGACAGGCCTGCTCTGGGGCGTTCTGGATCTCGTAGTAAAACACCGAGTAGTTGAGAGCCAAGCCCAGGCGGATGGGGTGGGTGGGCTGCATGTGCTCCTTGCTGATCTCGTGAGCCTCGTTATAGGCCTTCTCCGATGACTCCACCACCGTGGCCCTCTTCTCCCCTGTGGCCACTTCGGCCAGGTACCGGTAGTAGTCGCCCTTCATCTTCAGGTAGAACACTTTGCTCTCGTGCTGCGTCTCGCTGCAGTTCTTGATCAGGAAGTTGTCCAGGAGGTTGAGCACGTCCTGGCACAcggcctccagctccttctcaaTCTTCTCCCGGTAGGCCCGCACCATCTCAATCTTCTTCTCATTGCCGTCGGCCGAGGTCTTCTGCTCAATGCTGGAGATGACCCTCCAGGAGGAGCGGCGGGCGCCCACCACATTCTTGTAGGCCACAGACAGGAGGTTCCTCTCCTCATTGGACAGGGCCTCATTCAGCTCTGTTACCTGAAAGAGCAGAGAAGATGGACTATTTAATCACCAATGCAAGGCTACAGTCGCACAAATTAAAGCTTGACCCGTGTGTACTGTCTAATTATTTCTTGGTAAAAACATTTTAGGTAACGGCTTCTCagagttgtttttctgttttgcatcaCCATGATTTACACTCTAACGATCACTTAGAGTGATCAGAAACTGCAGCATCCTTTGATTtaatttcctcctttcctcaTTTCCTGCCATTTCTCCAGAGACTAGAATCGTTACATAATCAAAAAGATGAGGCATAATTGTTAGCTGCAATCCTAATAATCGCAAAACACCGTCCAGCATGAAATAATCTGAACTGACAGACGGGTCCACAGCAAAGGAGATGAGCAATATTTCACTTGTCATGTGCAATCCCCCAGTTTCCATGGCAATCCATTCATTTGGTGCACCAGTAGGTCCAGCTGCCACGTGGACAGCTAATGCTAGTTAGTGTGAAATGATATTCAAGATAGCTGGCGATAGTAGAGGGGTGGGGTTGGGGAAACGCAAGGAGAGCTTGAGATGGGTTAAAATGTTCCCACGAGAacacgagggggggggggcggtgggggCAGCTGCACTGTAAGTGAAAACCATCACTGCACTGGCGTTTCACGTGTCCCAGTGACCTTCTCTCCGGCAGAAACTGACCTTTTTACCTGTCTAAAACGCCACACCGTGACATCACTCTGAGTTAGAGGGTTAAATTTAGACTCTGATGGATCGGGGCTTAAGTTGGGTAGTCGTCGAAGagactgtgtgtatgtgaagaGGTTACATTTGACtgggaaaaaatgtttatttaaaagagtGTTGGGTTGCGTCCAAAAAGCTCCTCCTTGATGAGCTCACATTTTGACAATGTCTGCTCGGGCATCGGAGCAGAAAGATGGCGCCGGCTCGCCGACGTCATAGCGAGAGGATCGAGACAAGAGATCGTCCTACTGAGACAGAGTGTCCTTTATTGTGCCTGTACAAAACTGCCACACAAACCCGAAGAtcaactg
This sequence is a window from Mugil cephalus isolate CIBA_MC_2020 chromosome 9, CIBA_Mcephalus_1.1, whole genome shotgun sequence. Protein-coding genes within it:
- the ywhag2 gene encoding 14-3-3 protein gamma-B; protein product: MVDREQLVQKARLAEQAERYDDMAAAMKSVTELNEALSNEERNLLSVAYKNVVGARRSSWRVISSIEQKTSADGNEKKIEMVRAYREKIEKELEAVCQDVLNLLDNFLIKNCSETQHESKVFYLKMKGDYYRYLAEVATGEKRATVVESSEKAYNEAHEISKEHMQPTHPIRLGLALNYSVFYYEIQNAPEQACHLAKTAFDDAIAELDTLNEDSYKDSTLIMQLLRDNLTLWTSDQQDDEGGEGNN